One part of the Lotus japonicus ecotype B-129 chromosome 2, LjGifu_v1.2 genome encodes these proteins:
- the LOC130740732 gene encoding proline-rich receptor-like protein kinase PERK4 has product MSSPHNSSPDNSTPDNSTPDNSTPDDADGSSSPPSPPSQSPPQQSPPQQSQSPSPPPPSENSTPPPSPPPPSSGNNPTPPSSNGSPPPPPVSGHSDSGSPSPPHKSLPTPPSSGNSSDNNDISNKALVGAVLGVGAVLLIMVVVCVICSRKKKKTKQMYYYGEHPSMGKGSNYYNSGPHPYNSGQHPYNSGQHPNYYGGPHGDHVVRVQNGMGPPNGGGWGAPPPPPMMNSTDMSSNYSGGPPALPPPSPSLALGLKGGTFSYEELAAATNNFNDANLIGQGGFGYVHKGVLPNGKEVAVKSLKSGSGQGEREFQAEIDIISRVHHRHLVSLVGYCISGGQRMLVYEFISNNTLEFHLHGKGNPTMDWPSRMRIAIGSAKGLAYLHEDCHPRIIHRDIKAANVLIDDSFEAKVADFGLAKLTTDNNTHVSTRVMGTFGYLAPEYASSGKLTEKSDVFSFGVMLLELITGRRPVDASSAMDDSLVDWARPLLNRGLEEDGDFGELVDPFLEGNYNPQELKRMAACAASSIRHSAKKRSKMSQIVRTLEGDVSLDDLKEGIRPSAVPAASVSSEYDTMQYNADMQKFRKAVFSNSTEFGTSSCSSGEQK; this is encoded by the exons ATGTCTTCTCCTCATAACTCTTCTCCCGATAACTCCACACCGGATAACTCAACACCCGATAACAGTACACCTGATGATGCCGATGGCTCTTCTTCGCCGCCATCGCCTCCATCACAATCCCCACCTCAACAATCCCCACCTCAACAATCACAATCAccctcaccaccaccgccatcaGAGAACTCAACACCAcccccttctcctcctccaccgaGTTCAGGAAACAACCCAACCCCTCCATCATCCAATGGGTCCCCACCTCCTCCTCCAGTATCAGGCCATTCTGACTCTGGTTCACCCTCGCCTCCACACAAATCATTGCCAACTCCCCCTTCCTCGGGAAACTCCAGTGACAACAATGACATTAGCAATAAGGCATTAGTTGGAGCAGTGCTTGGGGTAGGGGCCGTTCTTCTCATTATGGTAGTTGTTTGCGTTATTTgctcaaggaagaagaaaaaaaccaagCAAATGTACTATTATGGAGAGCATCCATCTATGGGAAAAG GGAGTAACTATTACAACAGTGGGCCACACCCTTACAACAGTGGGCAGCATCCTTACAACAGTGGGCAGCACCCTAATTACTATGGAGGTCCTCATGGGGATCATGTTGTGAGGGTACAAAATGGAATGGGTCCACCAAACGGTGGTGGATGGGGAGCTCCGCCACCTCCTCCAATGATGAACAGTACCGACATGAGCTCGAATTACTCAGGAGGACCACCCGCTCTGCCTCCTCCCTCGCCAAGCCTTGCATTAGGCCTCAAAGGGGGCACCTTCAGTTATGAGGAATTGGCAGCCGCCACCAATAATTTCAATGATGCCAATTTGATAGGACAAGGTGGCTTCGGTTATGTCCATAAGGGTGTGTTGCCTAATGGTAAGGAAGTGGCAGTTAAGAGCTTGAAATCAGGAAGTGGGCAAGGAGAGCGCGAGTTCCAAGCTGAGATTGATATCATTAGCCGTGTTCATCATCGCCATCTTGTGTCACTTGTTGGGTACTGCATTTCTGGTGGGCAGAGAATGTTGGTCTATGAGTTTATCTCCAATAACACTTTGGAATTCCACCTTCATG GAAAAGGTAACCCTACCATGGATTGGCCTAGTAGAATGCGGATTGCAATAGGATCTGCTAAAGGGCTTGCCTATCTTCATGAGGACT GTCATCCTCGCATAATCCATCGTGATATCAAAGCTGCGAATGTCCTTATCGATGACAGCTTCGAAGCAAAG GTTGCTGATTTTGGATTGGCTAAGTTGACTACTGATAACAATACTCATGTATCAACTCGTGTCATGGGAACTTTCGG GTACCTTGCCCCTGAATATGCATCAAGTGGAAAATTGACAGAGAAATCTGATGTTTTCTCATTTGGGGTCATGCTATTGGAACTCATTACTGGGAGGCGACCTGTGGATGCCTCAAGTGCCATGGACGACAGTTTAGTGGACTGG GCTCGTCCACTATTGAATCGTGGATTGGAGGAAGATGGCGACTTTGGAGAGTTGGTGGATCCATTTTTGGAGGGAAACTATAATCCTCAAGAACTGAAAAGGATGGCAGCTTGCGCTGCTTCTAGCATCCGCCATTCGGCCAAGAAGCGTTCTAAAATGAGCCAG ATTGTAAGAACATTGGAAGGAGATGTCTCACTAGACGACTTGAAGGAGGGGATTAGGCCCAGCGCTGTTCCCGCGGCTTCTGTGAGCTCAGAGTATGACACAATGCAATACAATGCCGATATGCAAAAGTTCAGAAAGGCAGTGTTCAGCAACAGCACGGAATTCGGCACTAGCAGCTGCTCCAGTGGTGAGCAGAAATAG
- the LOC130740737 gene encoding uncharacterized protein LOC130740737, whose product MEASRMLLFSPLTSAPNARMNHLNHLVRTRTPRKIVSMAKESSDDSSIGTIEKAAIAGGLISPPVIAWSLYTLKTTGCGLPPGPGGSIGAIEGVSYLVVVGIVGWSLYTKTKTGSGLPNGPFGLLGAVEGLSYLALVAIVVVFGLQYLDQGYIPGPLPADQCFG is encoded by the coding sequence ATGGAAGCTTCAAGGATGTTACTGTTCTCACCATTAACATCTGCTCCAAACGCACGCATGAACCATTTGAATCACTTAGTTAGAACTAGAACTCCTAGGAAGATAGTGAGCATGGCAAAGGAAAGCAGCGACGACAGCAGCATCGGAACCATAGAGAAAGCAGCCATAGCCGGCGGTTTAATCTCACCGCCAGTAATTGCATGGTCTCTATACACTCTCAAAACAACAGGGTGTGGTCTTCCCCCAGGTCCAGGTGGATCAATTGGTGCTATTGAAGGAGTGAGCTACCTGGTGGTTGTGGGAATAGTGGGTTGGTCCTTGTACACCAAAACCAAAACCGGCTCAGGTTTGCCCAATGGTCCATTCGGGTTGTTGGGTGCTGTTGAAGGTCTCTCCTATTTGGCACTGGTTGCCATTGTGGTTGTGTTTGGGTTGCAGTATCTTGACCAGGGTTACATtccaggtcctcttccagctgATCAGTGCTTCGGCTAG
- the LOC130740733 gene encoding plant-specific TFIIB-related protein 1, with amino-acid sequence MEKGKMKCPYCSAAAGRCATTSSGRSITECTSCGRVMEERQSHPHHVFHLRAQDNPLCLATSDLPLPTLHHQNDAGDEEDPFEPTGFLTAFSTWSLEPSPLYLQSSIAFSGHLAELERTLESSSSSSATVVVDNLRAYMQIIDVASILGLDCDISDHAFQLFRDCCSATCLRNRSVEALATAALVHAIREAQEPRTLQEISIAANVPQKEIGKYIKILGEALQLSQPINSNSISVHMPRFCTLLQLNKSAQELATHIGEVVINKCFCTRRNPISISAAAIYLACQLEDKRKTQAEICKVTGLTEVTLRKVYKELLENWDDLLPSNYTPAVPPERAFPTTVIASARSSTKVDAIEVTSLDSEKLPEIKPSKPNEVLVPSSGIHNNQNVTQGMDIDVFQRNHHQPEPLGDDTNGGASVSYPKSSQLSSPPPSSASSVVRAFSAPPSSRPPNVRLVQSLKTMSGYPEH; translated from the exons ATGGAAAAGGGGAAAATGAAGTGTCCGTACTGCTCGGCGGCGGCTGGCCGTTGCGCCACCACGAGCTCCGGCAGGTCAATAACGGAGTGCACGTCTTGCGGCCGGGTCATGGAAGAGCGACAATCGCATCCCCACCACGTCTTCCACCTCCGCGCCCAAGACAACCCTCTGTGCCTCGCCACCTCCGATCTCCCTCTCCCGACTCTCCACCACCAAAACGACGCCGGCGACGAGGAGGACCCTTTCGAACCCACGGGCTTCCTCACCGCGTTCTCCACCTGGTCCCTGGAACCCAGCCCGCTTTACCTTCAGTCCTCCATCGCGTTCTCCGGCCACCTCGCTGAACTCGAGCGCACTCTCGaatcgtcttcttcttcttcagctacAGTCGTGGTTGATAACTTGAGGGCGTACATGCAGATTATCGATGTTGCCTCCATTCTGGGCTTGGATTGCGATATCTCCGATCACGCTTTTCAATTGTTCAGGGATTGTTGCTCCGCCACTTGCTTGAGAAACCGCAGTGTGGAGGCTCTTGCCACCGCCGCTCTTGTTCATGCCATTCGAGAGGCTCAAGAGCCCAGAACCCTCCAG GAAATTTCAATTGCGGCCAATGTGCCGCAGAAGGAAATAGGGAAATACATCAAGATACTTGGAGAAGCTTTGCAGCTAAGTCAACCTATTAACAGCAACTCCATTTCAGTTCATATGCCAAGATTTTGCACACTTCTCCAGCTCAATAAATCTGCTCAG GAACTGGCTACTCACATAGGAGAGGTTGTGATCAACAAATGCTTCTGCACTCGTAGGAATCCAATTAGCATCTCAGCTGCTGCTATATATTTAGCTTGCCAACTTGAAGATAAACGCAAAACACAAGCTGAAATTTGCAAGGTAACTGGACTTACTGAAGTCACCCTCCGTAAAGTGTACAAGGAACTATTGGAGAATTGGGATGATTTACTTCCCTCTAATTACACCCCAGCTGTTCCTCCTGAGAGGGCATTCCCCACGACCGTAATTGCCTCTGCTCGTTCTTCAACAAAGGTTGATGCTATAGAGGTTACTTCTTTAGACTCCGAAAAGTTGCCAGAAATTAAACCTAGTAAACCTAATGAGGTCTTAGTGCCTTCCAGTGGAATACATAATAATCAGAATGTTACACAAGGAATGGATATTGATGTATTCCAGCGTAACCACCACCAACCTGAACCTTTAGGAGATGACACAAATGGTGGGGCTAGTGTCAGTTATCCAAAATCAAGCCAACTTAGCAGTCCTCCACCATCAAGTGCAAGCTCTGTTGTGAGGGCGTTTTCAGCACCACCTTCATCGAGGCCTCCAAATGTTCGATTAGTGCAGTCACTTAAGACAATGTCAGGTTATCCCGAGCACTGA
- the LOC130740736 gene encoding uncharacterized protein LOC130740736, translating to MKDDDGLPTTTAPTAKKDNLDSGLFGKGRYKFWALAAILLLAFWSMFTGTVSLRWSGNLNSLSNDLDTPIHDDLDVLEMEEREKVVRHMWDVYTNSRRIRLPRFWQEAFEAAYEELTSDAPGVRDAAITEIAKMSVRSIDFDPPPIQSTRAQEFSKSLKQVEKGKGATTSRRA from the exons ATGAAGGATGACGACGGGCTTCCAACCACGACGGCGCCGACTGCCAAGAAGGACAATCTCGATTCCGGTCTGTTTGGGAAAGGGAGGTACAAATTCTGGGCATTAGCCGCTATCTTGCTTCTCGCCTTCTGGTCCATGTTCACCGGCACCGTCTCTCTTCGCTGGTCCGGTAATCTCAACTCCTTGTCCAACGACCTCGATACTCCCATCCACGATGACCTCGATGTCCTT gAAATGGAGGAGAGGGAGAAAGTGGTGAGGCACATGTGGGATGTGTACACCAACAGCCGCAGGATCAGGTTGCCCAGGTTCTGGCAGGAGGCGTTTGAGGCTGCATATGAAGAATTGACGAGCGATGCTCCTGGGGTTAGGGATGCTGCTATCACCGAGATCGCTAAGATGTCTGTGCGTTCCATTGATTTTGATCCACCTCCAATCCAATCCACG AGAGCCCAGGAATTTAGCAAGAGTCTCAAGCAAGttgaaaaaggaaaaggagCAACAACCTCTAGGCGTGCTTAA
- the LOC130740735 gene encoding uncharacterized protein LOC130740735, translated as MKQAAARSSLRRLCPNIDKEDGLETVLEIPIPEEMFASMGSNVTLRWQNMLTWMKAQTEDRLASPTVAARLNELRFLLYLVGSPLIPLQVQLGHSIHRPVRDCSIEASTAKYIVQQYIAATGGQPALNAVDSMCVTGQVKISASDFHHTSDSTEVKKTNDEIGGFVLWQKDPDLWCLELVVAGCKVCCGSNGRVSWRHSTNQQTPISKGAPRPLRRFLQGLDPRATANLFLDAACIGEKIINDEECFILKLETSPAIREAQSGSNFEIIHHTIWGYFSQRSGLLVQFEDSRLLTMRTKDDNDIFWETSLESVIEDYKYVDGINVSHSGTTRVTVSRYGEQSANHKRELEERWKIEEVDFNVCGLTAESFLPPSSLRKA; from the exons ATGAAACAGGCAGCTGCAAGGTCATCCCTGAGGAGGCTTTGTCCGAACATCGATAAAGAAGATGGACTGGAAACCGTTCTTGAAATTCCCATACCGGAAGAAATGTTTGCAAGCATGGGAAGTAACGTGACATTGCGGTGGCAGAACATGTTAACGTGGATGAAGGCTCAAACAGAGGATAGATTGGCTTCTCCTACCGTCGCGGCACGATTAAACGAGCTTCGCTTTCTCCTTTACCTTGTTGGATCCCCTCTCATCCCTCTTCAGGTCCAATTAGGCCATTCCATCCACCGTCCAGTCAGAGATTGTTCCATT GAAGCATCGACGGCGAAGTACATAGTGCAACAATATATAGCGGCGACAGGAGGACAACCAGCATTGAATGCGGTGGATAGTATGTGTGTAACGGGGCAAGTGAAGATTAGTGCATCAGATTTTCACCATACAAGTGATAGCACTGAGGTGAAGAAAACCAATGATGAAATTGGAGGGTTTGTTTTATGGCAAAAGGACCCAGATTTATGGTGCTTAGAGCTAGTTGTGGCTGGATGCAAAGTTTGTTGCGGTAGCAATGGCAGGGTCTCATGGCGCCATTCCACTAACCAACAAACCCCCATTTCAAAAGGCGCTCCTAGACCATTGCGTCGTTTCCTTCAG GGATTAGATCCAAGGGCCACAGCAAACTTATTTTTGGACGCTGCGTGCATAGGAGAGAAAATCATCAATGATGAGGAGTGCTTCATTCTGAAGCTGGAAACAAGCCCAGCAATTCGTGAGGCTCAAAGTGGGTCAAATTTTGAGATTATTCACCACACGATATGGGGATATTTTAGCCAGCGATCTGGTCTATTGGTTCAATTTGAAGACTCTAGATTGCTCACAATGAGAACCAAAGATGACAATGACATTTTCTGGGAAACTAGTCTAGAGTCAGTGATTGAGGATTATAAGTATGTGGATGGGATAAATGTGTCTCATAGTGGAACTACTCGAGTTACAGTTTCTAGATATGGTGAGCAATCGGCAAACCATAAAAGAGAATTGGAAGAGAGGTGGAAGATTGAAGAGGTAGATTTTAATGTGTGTGGTTTGACTGCTGAAAGCTTTTTGCCTCCCTCAAGCCTAAGGAAAgcatag
- the LOC130737221 gene encoding probable polyol transporter 3 has translation MISDTGVMSGAMIFIKDDLKISDTQQEVLAGILNLCALVGSLTAGRISDYIGRRYTIVIASLLFMVGSVLMGYGPNYVILMVGRCVAGVGVGFALLIAPIYSAEISSAKSRGFLTSLPELCIGIGILLGYIANYFLGKLTLKLGWRLMLGLAAVPSLALALGILALPESPRWLVMQGKLGKAKKVLLQVSNTEQEAELRFKDIKIAAGINESSTEEMVMKLAGKNHGEGVWKDLFLRPSSSVRWILIAAVGIHFFEHATGIEAVMLYSPRIFKKAGVTTKDKLLLTTIGVGVTKITFLIIASFLLDKVGRRRLLLVSTGGMVCSLTVLGFSLTMVDSSQEKLYWALALSIMATYIFVAFFNIGLGPVTWVYSSEIFPLKLRAQGASIGVAVNRVMNAIVSMSFISIYKAITIGGSFFMFAGISILAWLFFYFFLPETKGKALEEMEMVFSKNYNKNVTTETDLRQNA, from the coding sequence ATGATTTCAGATACGGGTGTGATGAGTGGAGCCATGATATTCATAAAGGATGATCTCAAAATCAGCGACACTCAACAAGAAGTTCTCGCAGGAATCTTAAACCTATGTGCACTTGTGGGATCCTTAACTGCTGGAAGAATCTCAGATTACATTGGTCGACGCTACACAATCGTCATAGCCTCTCTCCTTTTCATGGTTGGTTCGGTTCTCATGGGCTACGGTCCAAACTACGTAATTTTAATGGTTGGAAGATGTGTTGCTGGTGTTGGCGTCGGCTTTGCTCTTCTAATAGCACCAATATATTCCGCAGAAATATCCTCTGCAAAATCAAGAGGCTTTCTCACCTCCTTACCAGAGCTTTGCATTGGAATTGGAATTTTACTTGGTTACATTGCAAACTACTTCTTGGGAAAATTGACATTGAAGCTTGGATGGAGATTGATGCTTGGTCTTGCTGCAGTTCCTTCACTTGCTTTGGCTCTGGGAATTTTGGCATTGCCAGAGTCTCCAAGGTGGTTGGTGATGCAAGGGAAATTGGGAAAAGCAAAGAAAGTGTTGTTGCAAGTTTCAAATACAGAACAAGAGGCTGAACTTCGCTTCAAGGATATTAAAATCGCTGCTGGGATTAACGAGAGTTCCACAGAGGAAATGGTTATGAAGCTCGCTGGAAAAAACCATGGTGAAGGTGTTTGGAAAGACTTGTTTCTAAGGCCTTCTAGTTCTGTTCGTTGGATCCTTATTGCAGCGGTTGGGATTCATTTTTTCGAGCACGCAACTGGAATTGAAGCTGTGATGTTATATAGCCCAAGAATCTTTAAAAAAGCTGGTGTTACCACCAAGGACAAGCTCTTGCTCACAACAATTGGAGTAGGCGTTACCAAAATCACTTTTCTGATCATAGCATCATTTTTGCTTGACAAAGTTGGAAGGAGGCGCCTCTTACTTGTGAGCACAGGAGGAATGGTATGTAGCCTTACAGTGTTGGGATTTAGCTTGACCATGGTGGATAGTTCTCAGGAAAAGCTATATTGGGCGTTGGCACTCAGCATAATGGCGACTTACATTTTTGTTGCGTTTTTTAACATTGGGCTTGGGCCTGTCACGTGGGTTTATAGTTCAGAGATTTTTCCTTTGAAGCTGAGAGCACAAGGGGCGAGTATAGGAGTTGCGGTGAACAGGGTCATGAATGCTATTGTTTCTATGAGTTTTATTTCAATCTACAAAGCAATCACCATAGGAGGGAGTTTTTTCATGTTTGCTGGTATTTCTATATTAGCTTGGTTATTCTTTTACTTCTTCCTACCTGAAACCAAGGGTAAGGCCTTGGAAGAGATGGAGATGGTTTTCAGCAAAAACTATAATAAAAATGTAACCACAGAAACTGATCTGAGACAGAATGCATAG
- the LOC130737222 gene encoding uncharacterized protein LOC130737222, giving the protein MKAHLARESGQITGCPNVPDEVRVKMKESIDECQGKKRKAEQEYKESNSIDEHSMTPDEEVTMPRPPPSKSQKGKDTGRVSAFFVPRTTPGAQPTLKSVLQSKEIVEKCDLAISRWMIDASVPFNAVNSAYFQPMIDAVCAMGSGYKAPNFHRVRGFLLNKWVDDTKKLVESYREVWKRTGCTLMADGWTDRCRRSLINFLVYCPKGTVFLKSVDASQYAKTAEILFKLFKEVILYIGPENVVQVVTDNVANYVAAGRLLEAEFPKLYWSPCAAHCVNLMFQDIGKLEEVAETVSQASNITKYIYNHCFALSLMRKHTNNREILRPAPTRFATNFIALQSILAQMEALRAMVVDKAWTTSTYARDTKAKKFVEQVLDSGFWKKCADIVKLTEPLIKLLRLVDSEDKPAMGFLYQAFYKTREEMVKRFQRNKKKVEPYLKIIDSRWDSQLRKNLHAAGYWLNPGCRFNRDEFEKHESTISGLLDVIDRYSSGDIELNDRLTSEKRLFKDAELDFDRKSAIRERSKVMPDQWWESYGCGTPSLQKMAIRILSQTCSASGCERNWSIFEHIHSKKRNRLEHHKLNDLVYVRYNLRLQQRNRLRHQSYDPINFEVIEDHSNWVMEDSPPFLTVEEVDALRNDLANMTIQPISNDTDLNLSLFDDDDEDAQGANGNESNAGETFSLFDDEVMPSLDEALPPFPTWT; this is encoded by the exons ATGAAGGCACATTTGGCGCGAGAGTCAGGGCAAATAACAGGATGCCCCAACGTGCCTGATGAAGTTCGagtgaaaatgaaagaaagcaTTGATGAATGCCAAGGCAAGAAAAGAAAAGCTGAACAAGAGTATAAGGAAAGTAATTCAATTGATGAGCACTCTATGACACCCGATGAAGAGGTTACAATGCCACGACCACCACCTTCTAAATCTCAAAAGGGGAAGGACACTGGTCGCGTATCTGCTTTTTTTGTGCCTAGAACAACTCCAGGAGCTCAACCTACGCTGAAGAGTGTGTTGCAAAGTAAAGAAATTGTGGAGAAGTGTGACCTTGCCATTTCAAGATGGATGATTGATGCTTCTGTGCCATTCAATGCAGTTAATTCTGCATACTTTCAACCTATGATTGATGCTGTTTGTGCCATGGGTTCAGGGTATAAAGCTCCAAACTTTCATAGAGTTCGTGGTTTCTTGTTGAATAAATGGGTTGATGACACAAAGAAACTTGTTGAGAGTTATCGTGAAGTGTGGAAGCGAACTGGTTGCACTCTTATGGCAGACGGGTGGACTGATCGGTGTAGGAGGTCCCTCATTAATTTCTTGGTCTATTGTCCTAAAGGCACTGTTTTTCTCAAATCAGTTGATGCTTCTCAGTATGCAAAAACAGCTGAAATACTTTTTAAGCTCTTTAAGGAAGTTATTTTATATATTGGCCCTGAAAATGTTGTTCAAGTTGTGACAGATAATGTTGCAAACTATGTTGCTGCTGGCAGGTTATTAGAGGCTGAGTTTCCCAAGTTATATTGGTCTCCTTGTGCTGCACACTGTGTTAATTTGATGTTCCAAGACATTGGGAAGCTAGAGGAAGTAGCAGAGACTGTGTCACAAGCTTCTAATATTACCAAGTACATCTATAATCACTGCTTTGCATTGAGCTTGATGAGAAAGCATACAAATAATAGGGAAATTCTTCGTCCAGCCCCAACTCGCTTTGCTACTAATTTTATTGCATTACAGAGTATTTTGGCTCAAATGGAAGCTTTAAGAGCCATGGTGGTAGATAAGGCATGGACAACCTCAACCTATGCTAGAGATACCAAGGCAAAGAAATTTGTGGAGCAAGTCTTAGATTCTGGGTTTTGGAAGAAATGTGCTGATATTGTGAAACTAACTGAGCCACTTATTAAATTGTTGCGTCTTGTTGACAGTGAAGATAAACCTGCTATGGGTTTTCTTTACCAAGCTTTTTACAAAACTAGAGAGGAGATGGTGAAGAGGTTCCAAAGAAATAAGAAGAAAGTGGAGCCTTACTTGAAAATCATAGATAGTCGTTGGGATTCTCAGCTTCGTAAGAATCTTCATGCTGCAGGTTATTGGTTAAATCCAGGTTGTCGGTTTAATCGTGATGAATTTGAGAAGCATGAGTCCACAATATCTGGCCTTTTAGATGTCATTGATAGGTATTCTTCTGGAGATATTGAGTTGAATGATAGGTTGACAAGTGAGAAGAGATTATTCAAAGATGCTGAGTTAGATTTTGACAGAAAAAGTGCTATCCGTGAAAGGAGTAAAGTTATGCCAG ATCAATGGTGGGAATCTTATGGATGTGGCACACCAAGTTTGCAAAAGATGGCTATCCGTATTTTAAGTCAAACTTGTAGTGCTTCGGGCTGTGAAAGAAATTGGAGTATATTTGAGCACATTCAttccaaaaaaagaaatagatTAGAGCATCACAAGCTGAATGATCTTGTCTATGTTCGCTACAACTTGAGGTTACAACAAAG GAACCGGTTGAGGCATCAAAGTTATGATCCCATCAATTTTGAAGTAATTGAAGATCATTCTAATTGGGTTATGGAGGACTCACCGCCATTCTTAACTGTTGAGGAAGTGGATGCATTGCGTAATGACCTTGCCAACATGACCATCCAACCTATTTCTAATGATACTG ATCTAAATCTCAGCttgtttgatgatgatgatgaggatgcaCAAGGTGCAAATGGGAATGAAAGTAATGCTGGAGAAACTTTCAGTTTATTTGATGATGAAGTGATGCCTTCCTTGGATGAAGCTTTGCCTCCCTTTCCTACTTGGACATGA
- the LOC130735831 gene encoding probable polyol transporter 6, with the protein MSTQEKNNPHCKHPMENRSGENGETNRRLNLYACVSVMAASILSAIYGYEVGVMTGALLFIKEDLQISDLQLQFLVGIFHMCGLPASMAAGRISDYIGRRYTIILASIAFLSGSILTGYSPSYLILMIGNFISGIGAGFTLIVAPLYCAEISPPSHRGSLTSLTEFSINIGILLGYMSTFFFEKLRLNLGWRMMLAVPAAPSIALIFLMLKLGESPRWLIMQGRVGDAKKVLLLVFNTKQEAEQRLAEIKTAVGIEPNNTQEIVQVPKKTRHGGGALKELFCKPTPLVRRIMVAAVGLHVFMHLGGIGVILLYSPRIFEKTGITSKSKLLLCTIGMGVMKLVFSFISIFFMDGVGRRILLLISSGGVTVAILGLGICLTMVEKAVVNLFWAPWFTIVATYIYVGFMSIGIGPVTWIYSSEIFPITLRAQGLAVCVAVNRIVNMAMLTSFISIYKAITMGGCLFALAGVNVLAFWFYFTLPETKGRSLEDMEIVFGKVSKTEVQTSEA; encoded by the exons ATGTCTACTCAAGAAAAAAACAACCCTCACTGCAAACATCCAATGGAAAATAGAAGTGGTGAAAATGGGGAGACTAATAGAAGGCTCAACCTGTATGCCTGTGTCTCTGTGATGGCTGCCTCCATTCTCTCTGCTATTTACGGTTATG AGGTTGGAGTGATGACCGGAGCACTCTTGTTCATAAAGGAAGATCTGCAAATCAGTGACCTGCAGCTTCAATTCCTGGTAGGCATATTTCACATGTGCGGGCTACCAGCAAGCATGGCGGCCGGAAGAATCTCCGATTACATCGGCCGCCGCTACACCATCATCCTAGCCTCCATCGCCTTCTTATCAGGCTCAATTCTAACGGGCTACTCTCCATCCTATCTAATCCTAATGATTGGAAACTTCATCTCCGGAATCGGTGCCGGTTTCACCCTCATCGTAGCTCCACTATACTGCGCTGAAATCTCACCACCTTCACACAGAGGCTCCCTCACCTCCCTCACAGAATTCTCCATCAACATTGGAATCTTACTTGGCTACATGTCAACCTTCTTCTTCGAGAAACTGCGTTTAAATCTCGGATGGAGAATGATGCTGGCGGTTCCTGCAGCTCCTTCAATTGCATTGATCTTTCTCATGTTGAAATTGGGAGAGTCACCAAGATGGTTAATCATGCAAGGACGTGTAGGTGATGCTAAGAAAGTGCTTTTACTAGTCTTCAACACAAAACAAGAAGCAGAACAGCGTTTGGCAGAAATAAAAACCGCGGTTGGAATCGAACCAAACAACACACAAGAAATTGTCCAAGTTCCTAAGAAAACTCGCCATGGTGGAGGAGCTCTTAAGGAATTGTTCTGTAAACCTACACCATTGGTGCGTAGGATAATGGTTGCAGCAGTTGGTCTTCACGTTTTCATGCACCTTGGTGGAATTGGAGTAATTTTATTATATAGTCCAAGAATCTTTGAAAAAACAGGAATCACAAGCAAGAGTAAGCTTTTACTATGCACAATTGGTATGGGAGTAATGAAACTTGtgttttctttcatttcaatttttttcatggATGGAGTTGGGAGGAGGATTCTATTGTTGATAAGTTCTGGCGGTGTAACTGTGGCGATCTTAGGATTGGGGATTTGcttgaccatggtggagaaagCTGTGGTGAATTTATTTTGGGCACCATGGTTTACCATTGTTGCTACTTATATCTATGTGGGTTTTATGTCTATTGGAATTGGGCCTGTCACATGGATTTATAGCTCTGAGATATTTCCAATAACGTTGAGAGCGCAGGGACTGGCGGTTTGTGTGGCGGTGAATAGGATTGTGAATATGGCAATGCTTACGAGTTTCATCTCGATTTATAAAGCGATAACGATGGGTGGGTGTTTGTTTGCACTTGCTGGTGTGAATGTTTTGGCTTTTTGGTTCTACTTTACCTTGCCAGAAACTAAAGGAAGATCTTTAGAGGACATGGAGATTGTGTTTGGGAAAGTTTCAAAAACTGAGGTGCAAACTAGTGAAGCCTAG